The following proteins are co-located in the Malus sylvestris chromosome 13, drMalSylv7.2, whole genome shotgun sequence genome:
- the LOC126594958 gene encoding universal stress protein PHOS32-like isoform X2: MGKIGTKLPNFCLNRIRPRVRVRSPPIQFKPDASDVATKSSDGKFEDSGNVGEEEKVKAAGGGGDEKPKKAALVIARKIMIVVDSSLEAKGAIQWALSHTVQSQDKIVLLHVTKSANSKQGEETSKEIAPSPRAYALVHSLRNMCQLKRPEVEIEVAVVVEGNKEKGPKILEEAKKQEVGLLVLGQKKRYTTWRLLVMWTGNRISGGRGGVVEYCIQNASCMAVAVRRKSRKVGGYLITTKRQKDFWLLA; this comes from the exons ATGGGGAAAATAGGCACTAAATTGCCTAATTTCTGTCTAAACAGGATTAGGCCACGCGTTAGGGTTCGGTCGCCACCGATACAGTTCAAGCCAGATGCTTCAGATGTCGCTACAAAAAGTAGTGATGGAAAATTTGAGGATTCTGGGAATGttggagaagaagagaaagtgAAAGcagctggtggtggtggtgatgaaaAGCCTAAAAAAGCTGCGTTGGTAATTGCTAGGAAAATCATGATTGTGGTTGATTCCAGCCTTGAAGCCAAAGGAGCTATCCAATGGGCTCTCTCTCACACTGTGCAGAGCCAGGATAAAATTGTGCTGCTTCATGTCACCAAATCTGCAAACTCAAAGCaag GTGAGGAGACCAGCAAGGAGATAGCTCCATCTCCAAGGGCTTATGCACTTGTCCACTCTTTGAGGAACATGTGTCAGTTGAAGAGGCCAGAGGTAGAAATTGAGGTTGCAGTGGTGGTGGAAGGGAATAAGGAGAAAGGTCCAAAAATACTGGAAGAGGCAAAGAAACAAGAAGTGGGATTGCTTGTACTGGGGCAGAAAAAGAGGTATACTACATGGCGTCTGCTGGTGATGTGGACCGGCAACCGGATCAGCGGCGGTCGCGGCGGTGTGGTGGAGTACTGTATACAAAATGCCAGTTGCATGGCAGTTGCTGTGAGAAGGAAAAGCAGGAAGGTTGGAGGGTATTTGATTACTACAAAGCGCCAGAAAGATTTCTGGCTATTGGCttaa
- the LOC126594958 gene encoding uncharacterized protein LOC126594958 isoform X1 — protein MGKIGTKLPNFCLNRIRPRVRVRSPPIQFKPDASDVATKSSDGKFEDSGNVGEEEKVKAAGGGGDEKPKKAALVIARKIMIVVDSSLEAKGAIQWALSHTVQSQDKIVLLHVTKSANSKQAAGEETSKEIAPSPRAYALVHSLRNMCQLKRPEVEIEVAVVVEGNKEKGPKILEEAKKQEVGLLVLGQKKRYTTWRLLVMWTGNRISGGRGGVVEYCIQNASCMAVAVRRKSRKVGGYLITTKRQKDFWLLA, from the exons ATGGGGAAAATAGGCACTAAATTGCCTAATTTCTGTCTAAACAGGATTAGGCCACGCGTTAGGGTTCGGTCGCCACCGATACAGTTCAAGCCAGATGCTTCAGATGTCGCTACAAAAAGTAGTGATGGAAAATTTGAGGATTCTGGGAATGttggagaagaagagaaagtgAAAGcagctggtggtggtggtgatgaaaAGCCTAAAAAAGCTGCGTTGGTAATTGCTAGGAAAATCATGATTGTGGTTGATTCCAGCCTTGAAGCCAAAGGAGCTATCCAATGGGCTCTCTCTCACACTGTGCAGAGCCAGGATAAAATTGTGCTGCTTCATGTCACCAAATCTGCAAACTCAAAGCaag CTGCAGGTGAGGAGACCAGCAAGGAGATAGCTCCATCTCCAAGGGCTTATGCACTTGTCCACTCTTTGAGGAACATGTGTCAGTTGAAGAGGCCAGAGGTAGAAATTGAGGTTGCAGTGGTGGTGGAAGGGAATAAGGAGAAAGGTCCAAAAATACTGGAAGAGGCAAAGAAACAAGAAGTGGGATTGCTTGTACTGGGGCAGAAAAAGAGGTATACTACATGGCGTCTGCTGGTGATGTGGACCGGCAACCGGATCAGCGGCGGTCGCGGCGGTGTGGTGGAGTACTGTATACAAAATGCCAGTTGCATGGCAGTTGCTGTGAGAAGGAAAAGCAGGAAGGTTGGAGGGTATTTGATTACTACAAAGCGCCAGAAAGATTTCTGGCTATTGGCttaa
- the LOC126594962 gene encoding uncharacterized protein LOC126594962 isoform X2: MGSACSCFRSKDPIEDNNGDNASNGDVGFTQNLYNKIEKYRASISSWRRDNLVNSSNEVADASSIPDGAPQVAQSGTTTVEVQVVQAPLQEGLNEGLIYQNPNESLKKSSSGKEATGLMYIYDLLERGEECPTCLEEYTTENPKITVECSHHYHLSCIFEWMERSPTCPICSRLMRQNLHNIGTGCTQLSANIT, translated from the exons ATGGGTTCGGCTTGTTCTTGCTTCCGGTCAAAAGATCCTATAGAAGATAATAACGGTGACAATGCAAGTAATGGTGATGTTGGCTTCACTCAAAACTTGTACAACAAA ATTGAGAAATATAGAGCATCAATCAGCAGTTGGAGAAGAGATAATTTAGTCAATTCATCTAATGAGGTTGCCGACGCATCTTCAATACCCGATGGGGCACCTCAGGTTGCACAATCTGGCACTACTACTGTTGAAGTCCAAGTTGTCCAAGCCCCTCTACAAGAGGGACTAAATGAAGGGTTAATATATCAGAACCCTAATGAGTCCTTAAAGAAGTCATCATCTGGAAAAGAAGCCACAGGGCTTATGTATATCTATGATTTATTAGAACGTGGCGAAGAATGTCCCACATGCCTGGAAG AATACACGACTGAAAATCCAAAGATAACAGTGGAGTGTTCTCACCATTACCACCTTTCTTGTATTTTTGAATGGATGGAGAGAAGCCCAACCTGCCCAATTTGCAGCCGG CTGATGAGGCAAAACTTGCATAACATTGGCACCGGCTGTACACAACTTTCTGCGAATATCACATGA
- the LOC126594962 gene encoding RING-H2 finger protein ATL47-like isoform X3, translating to MGSACSCFRSKDPIEDNNGDNASNGDVGFTQNLYNKIEKYRASISSWRRDNLVNSSNEVADASSIPDGAPQVAQSGTTTVEVQVVQAPLQEGLNEGLIYQNPNESLKKSSSGKEATGLMYIYDLLERGEECPTCLEEYTTENPKITVECSHHYHLSCIFEWMERSPTCPICSRVMLFSETS from the exons ATGGGTTCGGCTTGTTCTTGCTTCCGGTCAAAAGATCCTATAGAAGATAATAACGGTGACAATGCAAGTAATGGTGATGTTGGCTTCACTCAAAACTTGTACAACAAA ATTGAGAAATATAGAGCATCAATCAGCAGTTGGAGAAGAGATAATTTAGTCAATTCATCTAATGAGGTTGCCGACGCATCTTCAATACCCGATGGGGCACCTCAGGTTGCACAATCTGGCACTACTACTGTTGAAGTCCAAGTTGTCCAAGCCCCTCTACAAGAGGGACTAAATGAAGGGTTAATATATCAGAACCCTAATGAGTCCTTAAAGAAGTCATCATCTGGAAAAGAAGCCACAGGGCTTATGTATATCTATGATTTATTAGAACGTGGCGAAGAATGTCCCACATGCCTGGAAG AATACACGACTGAAAATCCAAAGATAACAGTGGAGTGTTCTCACCATTACCACCTTTCTTGTATTTTTGAATGGATGGAGAGAAGCCCAACCTGCCCAATTTGCAGCCGG GTGATGTTATTTAGTGAAACGTCTTGA
- the LOC126594962 gene encoding probable E3 ubiquitin-protein ligase RHY1A isoform X1 yields the protein MGSACSCFRSKDPIEDNNGDNASNGDVGFTQNLYNKIEKYRASISSWRRDNLVNSSNEVADASSIPDGAPQVAQSGTTTVEVQVVQAPLQEGLNEGLIYQNPNESLKKSSSGKEATGLMYIYDLLERGEECPTCLEEYTTENPKITVECSHHYHLSCIFEWMERSPTCPICSRAIQTLELQQSCTFLFLFAVYRRASKSRFTSKRFQYYYRSECVCVNMIN from the exons ATGGGTTCGGCTTGTTCTTGCTTCCGGTCAAAAGATCCTATAGAAGATAATAACGGTGACAATGCAAGTAATGGTGATGTTGGCTTCACTCAAAACTTGTACAACAAA ATTGAGAAATATAGAGCATCAATCAGCAGTTGGAGAAGAGATAATTTAGTCAATTCATCTAATGAGGTTGCCGACGCATCTTCAATACCCGATGGGGCACCTCAGGTTGCACAATCTGGCACTACTACTGTTGAAGTCCAAGTTGTCCAAGCCCCTCTACAAGAGGGACTAAATGAAGGGTTAATATATCAGAACCCTAATGAGTCCTTAAAGAAGTCATCATCTGGAAAAGAAGCCACAGGGCTTATGTATATCTATGATTTATTAGAACGTGGCGAAGAATGTCCCACATGCCTGGAAG AATACACGACTGAAAATCCAAAGATAACAGTGGAGTGTTCTCACCATTACCACCTTTCTTGTATTTTTGAATGGATGGAGAGAAGCCCAACCTGCCCAATTTGCAGCCGG GCAATACAAACTTTGGAGTTGCAACAGTCTTGCACTTTTTTATTCTTGTTTGCGGTTTACCGTCGAGCAAGCAAGTCACGTTTCACCTCTAAGAGGTTCCAGTACTACTACAGATCtgaatgtgtgtgtgtaaatatgATCAACTAG
- the LOC126594960 gene encoding agamous-like MADS-box protein AP1, producing the protein MGRGRVQLKRIENKINRQVTFSKRSTGLLKKAHEISVLCDAQVALIVFSNKGKLLEYATDSCMEQILERYERYSYAERQLVEPDFESQGNWTFEYSRLKAKVEVLQRNHRHYLGEDLDSLTLKEIQSLEQQLDTAHKQIRLRKNQLMHESITELQRKEKAIQEQNNLLAKKIKEKEKAAAQPQVQNWEQQNHDLDLLPQPLPCLNIGGTQQDEFLQVRRNQLDLTLEPFYSCHLGCFAA; encoded by the exons ATGGGGAGAGGTAGAGTTCAGCTGAAGCGCATAGAGAACAAGATCAACAGGCAGGTGACTTTTTCCAAAAGAAGCACTGGGCTGCTGAAGAAGGCTCATGAGATCTCTGTCTTGTGTGATGCTCAGGTTGCTTTGATTGTCTTCTCCAACAAGGGGAAGCTCCTTGAGTACGCCACAGATTCATG TATGGAGCAAATCCTTGAACGCTATGAAAGATACTCTTACGCAGAAAGACAGCTAGTTGAACCAGATTTTGAGTCGCAG GGTAACTGGACCTTTGAATATTCCAGACTAAAGGCTAAAGTTGAGGTTTTGCAAAGAAACCATAGGCACTATTTGGGAGAAGACCTGGATTCCTTGACTCTCAAGGAAATCCAAAGTTTGGAGCAACAGCTTGACACCGCTCATAAACAAATTCGATTAAGAAAA AATCAACTCATGCATGAATCCATCACTGAGCTTCAGAGAAAG GAAAAGGCGATACAGGAGCAAAATAACTTGCTAGCAAAGAAG ataaaggagaaggagaaggctGCAGCTCAGCCCCAGGTTCAAAACTGGGAGCAGCAGAACCATGACCTTGACCTGCTTCCACAGCCCCTTCCATGTCTTAACATTGG GGGGACGCAGCAAGATGAATTCCTTCAAGTGAGGAGGAACCAGCTGGACCTTACACTGGAACCATTTTATTCATGCCATCTCGGATGCTTTGCTGCTTGA